Genomic segment of Bifidobacterium sp. ESL0745:
TGCCGGGAATGAGACGTTCCGGAAGCAATGAGCCTTCGAATAGTGTTTCCATTGCTTCGTTATCTTGGAGTGAAACGTAGGCAAGATGCTTGAAATGAGTGTGTCCGAATTCCTGGGCAAGCCATGTTTTGCCGGTCTGGCGGGCGCCGTCAAGTACCAGCGGCTTGCGCTGTGGGCTGTCTTTCCACTCAGCCAATTTTGTCATCAATTGTCGTTTCATGCTGTTTCCGCATCGTTCCAACGTTTCTGCGTGACCATTGCACGTTTTTATGCCAAAATCTATCTATATTCTACACGTTTCCAGACAGTAATAACTTAAATTATGCACACTTTCATAAGGTAATATAGCTATTTGTGCACGCTTTCACTGCTATTTTGGGCAGTTTCTTACACATTTTCACTGATTTGGGAGAGAAACAGAACATAAGAAAACGTCGCGGACGAATATCGAACCAATAATGATTCACAAACGTCTGCGGCGCTCTCTTAACTAAAGTAGCTACAAAACTCAGCCGGTGTTCTGCAGGCCGGCGGCGACGCCGGAGACCGTGCAGAGGATGAGATAGGTGAAGCCGCCGCGCTGTTGATCGCGGGCCAGCTCATCGTTGTCCGTCTTCTTCGGGGCAACGGCACCTGCGTTCGCGGGAGCCTCGCCGTTCGCCCTCGCCTTGGCGGCCTCCGCATCATGCTTCTTCTGCAGTTCGCGCTGGCTGCGCAGGGCGAGCACCTGAATGACGGAAAGGATGTCGACGTACGGCGAACGCACGCGGACAGCCTGACCGAGCACGTGGCGGTGCTGCAGTGGCCATTGGTCGCCGACGATGGCGAGCACCCACTTGCGGGTGAGCTCCATCTCGTTCAACACCTTGTCGCGCAGGTCGTCGCGGTCGCCGAGTGCCAAGTACATCTTGGCGATGCGCTCGTCGGTCTTGGCCAGCGACATCTCGATGTTGTCGATGAACGTGGAGAATACCGGCCATTCCTTGTAGGCATTGCGCAGTGTCTTGAGATCGCCAAAATCTTCGCATGCGGTTCCCAGACCGTACCAGGCGGCGAGGTTGATGCGCGCCTGAGCCCAGGAGAATACCCACGGAATCGTGCGCAGGTCATCAAGCGACTTGGCGCCGAGACCACGCTTGGCAGGGCGGGAACCGATTGGCAGCAGGCCGATTTCGGTGAGCGGCGTGACAGTGGAGAACCACGGCGTGAAGTCGGGGGTGTTGAGCAGATCGAGGAAGCGGTTATGCGCCGATTCGTCGAGCTTCTCTGCCATGCCCCAGTACTTCTTGGTCATTTCGGTGTTCGTCTTCTCCATGCTCGGAGCCGACTGCAGCAGTGTCGCCGCGGCCACGGATTCGACGTGGCGAATGGCCAGTGCCTGATTGCCGTAGCGGGCGAAAATGCTTTCGCCTTGTTCGGTGAGCTTGAAACGGCAGTTGACGGAGCCGGCAGGCTGCGCGAGTACCGCACGGTTTGCGGGGCCGCCACCACGACCGACAGCGCCACCGCGTCCGTGGAAGAGTGTCAGATCGATGTTGTTCTTCTTGGCCCATTCCGCGATGCGTCCTTGCGCCGAATGCAGCGCGAGCGTCGCGGTGGTGGGGCCGGCGTCCTTGGAGGAATCGGAGTAGCCGAGCATGACCTCGAGCTTGCCACCGGTGGCCTTCAAACGAGCCTGAACTTCGGGAATCTTGATCATTTCGTCAAGCACGTCGACGCAGTTCTGTAGATCCTGCAGCTGCTCAAACAGCGGGATGACGTCGATGGTCGGCACGTCCTCAGGATTCGAGAACGCCATGCGGTTGAGTTCGTAGACGTCGCGGATGTTCTGCGCGGACTTGGTGAAGGAGATGATATAGCGGCGGGCGGCCTTCTGGCCGTTGCGCTTCTGGATGGCGCCGAGTGCGCGGAAGGTGTCGAGCACTTCGTGCGTCATCGGCTGCAGTTCGCCGCGTTCGCCGTGCAGGCCGTGCTCGCGGATGTCCTCCAAAGCGCGGGAATGGACGAGCGAGTGCTGGCGGAATTCGGTCTCCACGAGGTGGAATCCGAAGGTCTGTGCCTTCCAGATGACGTCCTGAATGGGGCCGTAGGCCGCACGTTTGTCGCCGGCGGCCGCCAGCGAACGCTGGACGATCTTGAGGTCGGCGATGAAGTCATCGCAGCTCTTGTACATCAGGTCGGCGTCGCGCACCACGGTGTAATGCAGACGGTCGGCCATGACCAGCATGACCGCGCGGTGCAGCTCGTTCGAGGAAGTGGCGGCGGCCTTGTCGGTCAGGCGCTCGCTCATTTCCTTTTGGTGGCTCCAGAGGTTGACGAGTTCGTCGCTCGGAGGCGTGGTGACGGTTTCCATCGTGAGGTTGGTGCCTGCCGTGCGTGTCGCCTTTTCAAGCGCTTCGATGGCGTGGTCGCTGAACTTGCGGGCCACGGCGCGGCTGACTTTGGCGGTGACGTTCGGGTTGCCGTCGCGGTCGGTGCCGATCCAGGAGCCTGGATGGAAGAACGCGGGGCACTGCGGTTCCGCGATTCCGGCCTGGTCGCCCAGGATCCAATCGTCGAAGCGGCGATAGACCTGCGGGATGGTGTCGAACAGCGTGTTGTCGAAGATGTCGATGATGGTATCGGCTTCCTCCACCGGTGTCGGCTTTTTGGCGCCGATCGGCGAGGTGCGGAAGAGCGCGTCGATCTCGTTGTACAGACGACGGTAGTTTTCCTTCTTGTCGGACCCGCCCAAGAGCTTGCCGGCGCTCAGAAGCGTTGCGATGCGGCGGATCTTGCCCTCGACGGCCTTGCGACGGGCCTCGGTGGGGTGCGCGGTGAAGACGGGGTGGAACTCGAGCTTGTTCAAAAGCTTCTTGGCCTTGGCCGGGCCCATTTCGTTGATGAGCTGGTGGTAGGCGCCCGTCAGTTCATTGACGGGATCGGTCGCGGCGTCTTCGCTTACGTTCGCCTCGCGCTTGTGCAGCACGGAGACACGGTAGTTCTCCTCGCACAGATTCGCCAGATGGAAGTAGGTGGTGAGCGCGCGCGCAAGCAGTTGCGCCTGATGCACGTTCAGCGCGTCGATGACCTTTTCGGCCTTCTCGAGGTTGTCTTCCTTGGGGTGTTCCTTGCCGATGGTCTCCGCATAGTGTTCGGCGCTCGCCTTGACGGCGTAGCCGCGGACGGTATCGAACGTGGAGAGCAGATCCTTGTCGTATTCCCCGAGCACGGTGCGCAGAATCTCAAGGCAGAGTGCGAGATCGTCTTTCAACGTTTGGGGAAGATCACGTTCCTCGGGGCCTTTGGTTCCTACTCCGGAAGTGAACAGTGCGGCATCGGGCTGCGTGATCGGTTGATTGTTGTCTGGCTGATTATTTTTGGTACTTTTAGCCATTCAGACCTCCTTCAAACCAAGCGTCCGGTTGTT
This window contains:
- a CDS encoding phosphoenolpyruvate carboxylase, producing MAKSTKNNQPDNNQPITQPDAALFTSGVGTKGPEERDLPQTLKDDLALCLEILRTVLGEYDKDLLSTFDTVRGYAVKASAEHYAETIGKEHPKEDNLEKAEKVIDALNVHQAQLLARALTTYFHLANLCEENYRVSVLHKREANVSEDAATDPVNELTGAYHQLINEMGPAKAKKLLNKLEFHPVFTAHPTEARRKAVEGKIRRIATLLSAGKLLGGSDKKENYRRLYNEIDALFRTSPIGAKKPTPVEEADTIIDIFDNTLFDTIPQVYRRFDDWILGDQAGIAEPQCPAFFHPGSWIGTDRDGNPNVTAKVSRAVARKFSDHAIEALEKATRTAGTNLTMETVTTPPSDELVNLWSHQKEMSERLTDKAAATSSNELHRAVMLVMADRLHYTVVRDADLMYKSCDDFIADLKIVQRSLAAAGDKRAAYGPIQDVIWKAQTFGFHLVETEFRQHSLVHSRALEDIREHGLHGERGELQPMTHEVLDTFRALGAIQKRNGQKAARRYIISFTKSAQNIRDVYELNRMAFSNPEDVPTIDVIPLFEQLQDLQNCVDVLDEMIKIPEVQARLKATGGKLEVMLGYSDSSKDAGPTTATLALHSAQGRIAEWAKKNNIDLTLFHGRGGAVGRGGGPANRAVLAQPAGSVNCRFKLTEQGESIFARYGNQALAIRHVESVAAATLLQSAPSMEKTNTEMTKKYWGMAEKLDESAHNRFLDLLNTPDFTPWFSTVTPLTEIGLLPIGSRPAKRGLGAKSLDDLRTIPWVFSWAQARINLAAWYGLGTACEDFGDLKTLRNAYKEWPVFSTFIDNIEMSLAKTDERIAKMYLALGDRDDLRDKVLNEMELTRKWVLAIVGDQWPLQHRHVLGQAVRVRSPYVDILSVIQVLALRSQRELQKKHDAEAAKARANGEAPANAGAVAPKKTDNDELARDQQRGGFTYLILCTVSGVAAGLQNTG